From Thermodesulfovibrionales bacterium:
ATAGGTTTGCGTAGAGCGTGTGATACCCTTCTCCGTGGTTGATGATGAGGAGGTTACCGTAGCCCTTGAACCAGTCTGCAAAAACGACCTTGCCTTCGTGTACTGCCTGTATGGAATCGTCATCTGCCTTGATATAGATGCCGTTCCTGAAAACAGGGGTATTGAACCGGGGATCTTTCTGACTGCCGTAAGGGACAGCGACCTTGCCGCCGACAGGCCATGAGAGTTTTCCCTTGAGTGCCGAAAATCCCCGCGCTTCGTACGTCTCCTTCTCCTCAAGTTTCTTGATGACCTCAGAGAGCCGCCTGGCGGCTTCCCCTAACTCCCTGAGCATCTTCTCCTGAGTGGACTTCTCACTTCTGACCGACGTGAGGAGATACTCCCTATCCCTTTTCTTTTCCTCAAGGGTCTTTTCCGTAACCCGGATTCTGTCTTCGCTCACCCTCAGATCCGCACGGAGACTTTCGAGCCGCTTTTCTTTTTCTTCCAACTTCCTCAGGGTATCGAGATAACCGTCGATGACCCTTCTCTCATAGAGCGAGATGATTTCGAGGTACTTCCAGCGCCGCATAATCTGCGCCATATCATCCGCTGCGGTAACGAGAACGAATAATTCGTATGATTGTCCATATCGCTGCATCGCCTGAAGCTTCCTCTTCATCCACGCCCGCTGTTTGTCCAGCTGCCCCCTATTCGTCGCTATGTCGGCCTCAATCGCCTTCATCTCCGATTCCGTTTTTTGAAGTCGCACCGTCTGCTTCCTCAGTTCCGCTCTGACGGCGTCGAGTCCCCTGTTCGCTGTGTCGATTTCCTCGATGACCGAGTGCTCTCGCCTCTTCGCTTCGTCA
This genomic window contains:
- a CDS encoding peptidoglycan DD-metalloendopeptidase family protein, with translation MLRRRCVAPRSFSERFLRSFHGIRELVPIALSLGTYFLVLTAVLPLSGTASAENPKEEYRRLQKEMEAHRKKLDEAKRREHSVIEEIDTANRGLDAVRAELRKQTVRLQKTESEMKAIEADIATNRGQLDKQRAWMKRKLQAMQRYGQSYELFVLVTAADDMAQIMRRWKYLEIISLYERRVIDGYLDTLRKLEEKEKRLESLRADLRVSEDRIRVTEKTLEEKKRDREYLLTSVRSEKSTQEKMLRELGEAARRLSEVIKKLEEKETYEARGFSALKGKLSWPVGGKVAVPYGSQKDPRFNTPVFRNGIYIKADDDSIQAVHEGKVVFADWFKGYGNLLIINHGEGYHTLYANLSEIFFKVGDIIKGREVVGRAGESGILSAPSLYFEIRYKGKPLDPMQWLRKR